GTTGGAAATGGTGAGCAAATTGATATTTGGAAGAATAGGTGGTTGCCCACTCCGGATTCCTTCAAAGTAATTAGCCCGAGGACCAGTTTGGAATCATGCAATGGTGCCTGGCTGCTAGATAAGGAGACTAGATCGTGGGATGTAAGTAAAGTAAGAAGTTCTTTCCTTCCTCATGAAGCTGATACAATTCTTAGGATTTCCATTAGTTCTCGCTTGTTGAAGGACTCATTAATGTGGGCTTAGACAGCCAATGGGAGGTTTTCAGTAAAGAGTGCATACAAGGTTGCTCAAAAATGCCTGAAGGAGAGTAGCCACAATGCGAATGCAGGGAGTGCCTCAAAAAATGATAAGATGAAATCCCTATGGAATTTGATTTGGAAGTTAAAAtgcccaaacaaaataaaacaattcaTGTGGAGATCCTGTAGAGACATACTTCCAACAAAACATCGGCTGAGAGCTAGGGGAATTCACATTGAGGATGACTGTGAACAATGTGGGATGTGTGAATCTGCGGGGCATGTCTTATGGGGGCGTAAGTTGGCTGCTGAGGTTTGGGGTGCTTCAAGACTTAAGCTGCCAGCAATACCCAACCAGTCACAAGACTTCCTTGATTTAGTATGGGAAATTAAAGAGAGGAAACCTGGCATTGATTGGGAGACTTTTGCAGTCACGGCTTGGAGCCTATGGAATCACATAAATGCACTCAAACATGGGGGGCAGTGTAAAGATGCAGGCTGGATTATAAATGAAGTAGCAGAATATGTAAAGGAGTTTCGGTAGGAAAATCTATGCCTGAACGAGCCTTCTAAACCACCAAAGTCTCATTGGTCTCCTCCTAGGTGTGGCTGGTATAAAATAAATGTGGATGGGGCTGTTTTTAAGGAGTCTGGAAGTTGCAGAGTGGGGGTGGTCATAAGGAATGAGAAGGGGCTATTGATGGGTGCCATGAGCAAGCGGGTGGAGTTGCCGCTGAAGGCTTTGGAGGCAGAGGCTTGGGCAATGCAGGAAGGTATTCAGTTAGCATGGGAGTTGGGTTTAAGGGAGATCATAATTGAAGGGGATGCTCAAGTAGTTATAAAAGCATTGCAGAATTTTGAGTCTTGCCCGTGGCCTGTGCAGAAAGTTGTTGAGGGCTCTTTGCAAAGCCTTAGCTGTTTTAAGGCGTGGTCTGCTTCTCATGTGTGCAGGTGTGGAAATGAAGCAGCTCATTTGATGGCTAAGATGGCCAAAACTATTTCGACGTGTAAGATTTGGGTGGAAGATATTCCGCCCATTATTGTAGACAAAGTGCTCAAAGATGTAACAAATATGTTCTCTGTTTCGGTCAATTAAAAAGTTATCCAAgttgcttatcaaaaaaaaaactcagattCATCCTCAAAACGAAATCAGCGGCataatactctctctctctctctctctctctctttggagATTCAAAAGCATTTGagtttctttctcttcttgtatttttctatctttcttttttcaaaaaaaaaaaaacccaattcaaCTCTTTTTATTgctctcattcaaaaaaaaagtcataaatacattttttaagttttaacaacaATGGAGGAGGATGGTAATCAATGGCATGACCCACTTCTTCTCACTGATGTTTCTTGGCAAAACCAAAGCTCCAgttctcactctcactctcactgtaagttctttcaattttcacttttctctctcctcacaaATCTTTTCATGTACACTTTCTCACTTCTTAATCTACCTCTCTTTCATTTCTTTACAGACAATTCGCCTCTTTTGCCCAGCTATCATATGCAAACTTCTACTATGGCTGATCAAGATCCATATGAGGGTAATGTGGCTAAGatctttgtatttatttaactcatttttctttgctttctctgCAAAACCATGCTTTAGAATTGTGAAATGGgtcaatttcaaaattaaagctTGGATGCTATAAGTAGGCTAAAAAATCCAATGACCCATTTGACAATTTTGTAATTGAGAAATAAAATATTCGTATATCAGAATTTAATTCTATGATTGGATTTTTCTGGTTAAACTTTTCACTCGGTAAGGATTTGGTAATTCAACTTTGATTGTTGTCATTGTCCATGTTATATTGTTCCTAGCTTGGTGGActtatttttcttgttaattGAAGATAAATCTGTTACTATAGCTGTGAAGCACCTTTCAAATGATTTTTGGCTTCTGTTGGGCAATTTCTGTCACTACTAAAACATTTTTGAGCTAGTAATGATGGTCCTCTCTTTCGCCCCCATTAGATGAACATGTGGTatgcatttgatttttaaatatcacatgttttacatttaaataaaaataagagtaaattAGAGGAGGATTCAATGAAAAGAGATCTTATCCCGATGAAATATTGTCTTCATATTACCTTGGcttaaatgcacttttggttcctacattttgggccATTTCtcgatttggtccctaaactgaTTTTGCTCCTAAGTCAgtccttgattttttaaaatcgtttttaaaatggTCCTTGCCATCAACCCAGTAACAGAAAAATCTGAGGTGGCAAACGGAGTGCATAGGTGACATGTTAATCGTTGaagtggctaataaaataataataaaatattttatttgatattttttaaatgccacgttagcatttttttaattaaaaaaagctatgtcagtttaattaaaaaatataaataatttatatttttcaatttcaatttaattcaaactaaatttaaaaaaaaaaaaaaaaaaaaaaaacaaacaaacaaacttttaaatttgattttattattattatcattgctttcattattttttaggtaagaacacaagaatttgttcttcatgttcttcccgaATCCAAGAAcaatcaaacccagaacaagagcacaatcaaacccagaacATTGCAAAATTTCATACAAAATCCCTATCCTCCACCGAAACCTCCGAAACAtgaaaaattcatcaaaccTAAACCCACATGAGAAAACGAACccagaaaaatcatcaaacctCCAACCTAGAACTtcattcttcatgttcttctccaaatcaagaCCAACCCAATTGACTAACCCACTCAAAATCAATCCCAACACAAAAAATTCCAACACAATCAACATTGAAACCTCTaggaaatcaaacccataaatctagaaaaatatacaaatccgcataaataaataaaaacaaacaaacaaacccagaacagtttgggaaaaatTCTCAGAACACAAACAAACTTAGAACACATACAAACCCAGAACATcaagggcaaaaaaaaaaaacaaaaaaaaaaaaaaaaaaaaaaacaaacaaacaaacaaacccagaatTCGCCATCAACAACAACACCCTGCCGATCAACAACACCAAATCCGCAATCAACAACACCAAATTCGTCGtcaacaaacccaaatccaccaTTAACTCGCCATCAACAGCACCGAATCCACCTAGTCGAAGCCCAGTCTGAGTCATGGTCAACTAAACATTACGAAAACGACGTCGCATTCAGTTGAGATGGAAATGATAACTTTTCGCCATCGAGTACGCCGGAGTCGGTGGTCTTCCGATTCCGACTCGGTAGAAGTACAGCCCACCCCCACtgaaacccagaaaaacccagcCTCTCCAACCAAACCCAACCATCTCCATCTCCCACCAAACCCATAATCCAAGACCCATGGATTACCGATCTCCACCCCGACCACCGATCTCCACCTCCATTACCGACCACCCCACGGAAAACtagaaaaaccctaagatgagagagagagagagagagagagattgaaagtttgaaaaaagaaagatacaaacacaaatacacaccaagagacagagaaagagaggatctgaataaaaaaaaaaaaaaaaaaagatacaaacacaaacactcaccaattatatttatttattaagttatttttattttgatttttctttttttggtttatcttaaaagaaagaagaaaatgaaataaatacaaacacaaacacagacacgCCAGCCTAGAATGAGAAGGGGTGTTAACTTAATGTTTGTTCCTTAAGAAAgttcaagaaaaattgaaatagtTTCTACAAATTGTTTTCtcaatatttaaaattgaaaaaggtttttttttttttttttgaattttttcagtttaatttttttaaattattttaattttttttattaattaaaatgctgacttgtcatttttaaaagcaaaataattttttttaatattattttatttgccaCGTCAACGATTAACATGCCACCTATGCACTCCGTTTAACACCTCAGATTTTTCTGTTACTGGGTTGACGGCAATgactattttaaaaacgattttaaaaaatcaagaattgaCCTAGGAGCAAAATTAGTTTAGCGACAAAATcgaaaaatgacccaaaatgtagggaccaaaagtgcatttacgcctattaccttaaaaaaaaaattctcttcatatggaaaatttcaattatttgagtTGATATTAGGCCTAAGTAAAAGGCCAATAACCTTATGGGCTCATGTTAAGTCAGTTATGAAAGGGTCCATTTATTCATATATAACGtgacagaaattttttttcttacctataAGAAAAAGGTTCATTTTGCAACTTGTTctcaaacaaaggaaaaaagataaCCTAAGATGACGACAACCCTCAAGTTATGGTTTTGGACCACATTTTTAAACTCAAAAGATGTTCATTTTTCAAGCTCCCACTGAATATTAGgaaacacaaaatcaacaatTAGGATCCTCTAGAACTTTTATATGTTATAAATGATATAAGGTTTTTACAAAGAGAACATCAAAAGAGAAACTGTGGAAGAAGAAATCTATATTATTTAACCATTACTCCTTTACAAACGAATACATCTGCATATATAGCAAAAGTCGTATGAAAGAAGTCAAACTAAAACAAGATAAGAAATTATGGCTTGTTTGGATCACCATGATTTTGAGTGATATCACTTAGTTTTCATCACTGAGTTTTCAAAACGAAAAAATCTTGTTTGGCTTGGTTTTTGGGTGATGTTTCCATCATTCAAAACTCAGAAATTTGAGTGATGGATGATGGAAACTGATAACataattttggtgttttcagtttctaaagTATGAGTTATGGTGGCAAAAAGTGAGTTATGTGGTTGAGTAATGTGACCAAACAATaattttggagtttttgagATAAAGTGAGGTTTgggttatgagttatgaaaactaagTCATGTTCAAACCAAACGAGCAGTTCTCTAGCTATcatgaaaattagaaattagaagAAAATAGGGATATTAGGTGTccccacaataaatatatatatatatatatattaacttttatattttgttgtgtAGCATGAGCTAGTGGCATGagatatcattttattatttgaaaagatCCACAATGCTTCTCACATGCTTATCTTATCCCTCTTGGGAACCTTTAAAAGGATGTCATTTTTAAGATCAATCATGAATTAttacccctctctctctttatatatatatatatatatatatgaaagatcAATCATGTGTCGTTGGAGGGGGTTTGTGGCACATAGGACATGGTGCCTCATGAAACAAAATTTCACTGCTCTGTATTAAAAGCTTGGGCTAATGAACCTGGTGACCATTTTTCAAGTCCAATGTCCCTCTCCACCCACCAAATTTTCCAAAGACCATTGGAAGGATGATTTTGCTTCAAAAGTGTGGAAGAAGACTTCTTCACGTTGTGGGATTGAAAAGGCATCTAGATCTAGCCTAAgttgcacggacacggacacggacacgacacggacacggacacggggatacggcaatttttgaaaaataaggacacgaCACGGCGGCGACACagcggttaaataattaattaaattttatatttagacacatttttaaatatttttagacataaaatacatttatatctagaattcaaattatgtagaactacaaataagtaaactaacacccaaagtagtacaataatacacataaaatgtttagagtacaaaccataaaaggaTAACAAGTTCAACATCAAACTAAAAGCATATAAGGATAATAAGTTCAAcatcaaactaaaaacataaaaggataacaagttcaacatcaaactaaaaacataaaaagataacaagttttaaactacaAGATTATCAAAGaacaacaacatcatcatcatcaacataaTCATTATTCTCAACAATACTTGTCTCCATCTTTGGCTCATCTAGTGTGAGATAAGCAATCTCAAGCAACCCAGGTCCTCCAAATGGTTCATCCCAATTATCTCCACCAATGTCCCACTTCTTAGATTCTCCACTATTGTACTCGGGCCTCCTCCTTGAAAGAAGTCGAAGATTAGAATGAATAAACACTAAATCTTCAGCACGTTTAGGAGTAATTCTATTCCTCCTCATAGAATGGATGAAGCCATAGGTACTCCAATTCCTCTCAGCACATGATGATGAGCAAGGCTGTTCAAGAAGTTTTAGAGCTAAAGTTTGAAGTAGTGGTAAAGTGGACCCATAAGTTGACCACCAAAGCATTGGATTGTAGCTCCACCTATCCTCCATGTTATCCTCATCATAAGCCTGTAATGAGTTAAACAAACCAAACTCCACATTAACTTTTTGCCTATCATCAGGATCAGGAAAGATCCTTTTGAGGCACTTGTTTCTCTTCACTGAAATTTCAGCATCCTTATGTGGTGCAACACGGCCTCTAACTTCCTCAATCCATTTAATAGTATAATACCtagttaaaaacaaataaacaagtacaactaataagtttagtttatttatttggaaataccTAAAGAATATAAACGAAAAGATTAAAGAGATAGAAAAATTACTTTGGATTCAAGGAGTGGGCTAGGCAATGAAGTGGTGTGCAATTTTTAGTCCACCATTCAATAAGTATATTGTGTACCACATTATAGAATGGAGACTCCTCATAGTCTTCCTTGCCTTCATGTTGGTATATTTCTTTCTTCACATTTTCTatcatggaatcccacattTCATACACCTTATGGAGAATAGGTGCATCCGTGTCAGCCACTCGAAGCATCTCATAAATAGGTTCTGTGAATCTTAGAATGTATGCAACCTTGTCCCACCACAAATCATTCAAAATATAATCCCTCACAGTTTGAGCTTTTCCTACATCATCTTCTCTATATGACATCCATTCCTCACTAACAACCATATTTCGaagattttgttttacttgaaacAATCTTTTAAGCATGATAATTATTGAAGCAAATCGTGTTTCAGCAACAGCAAGTAACTTCAAAGGAgaatatgaattaaaaattgCTAATCTCATAGAATGATTTGTGATGAAAATACGAATGAAAGTTCCCTCATCTGAAACTTGTGCAATCCAGTTACATTCATTATATGCATCCTCATTCTGCAAAGAGTACTTAGGTGCACATATATTCTTCAAAGCCAAATTGAGAGTATGCACAACACAAGGTGACCAAAATATATGAGGATATTCAGCTTCAACAATAGATCCTGCAGCCTTCATAACAGACGCATTATCAGTAATAATTTGAACAACATGTTGAGGCCCAACCTCACCAACGACCTTTAAAAACAAGTCAGCAATGAAGTGCTTGTCTTTGTACTCTTTGGTACCATCAATGGATTTGATAAAAATTGGCCCTTTCTGTGATGTAGCCATAAAATTGATAAGTGGCCTTTTTTGTACATCTGTCCACCCATCACTTACAATGCTTAAACCCTTTTCTTTCCAAGTGTCTTTAATTGCCCTCAACAACTTCTCAATATGTGCCTTCTCTTTTTGCAACAAAGTTGTTCTTAATTTATTGTAACCCGGAGGAACATAGCCCGCTAAATTATTATTAGCTGCAAACTTGATCATCTCAATCCAATACGGGTTTTTAGCAAAGTGAAAGGGTAAGCTAGCAGAGTAAAATGTCCTAGCAATAAGACAATCTAATTGCTCTCAACATTGACTGTTAAAAGCCCTCTCCAAAGGAGAATTCCAAATcccaaccccttttttttttttggaaaaatggaTGACTTGTAGCTGTACTACTCTCCCTACTATCCAAATTAGGACTAGTAGGAGAATCAGTTGGTAAAGACACTAACTTAGGCTTCTTCAATCTACGCGAAGATTCCTCAAATGCATCTTCTAATTTCTGCATTTCATTTTGATACTCATCTCCAACCTTGGCACATGCTTGTATTCCAAACTTAGGCAATTTTAACAAGTGTGCCTTCACCCTTGAATAAGACcccttgaaaattttttcacaatagttACATCTAAAAGAAACATTCCCACCACCAACACTTGCTTTTTCTAATCTAGTAACATATTTCCATAGAGGAGCAGCATTCTCAGAAGATGATTTCTCATTCTCACTTTCATTTTCAGGATTCATTTTAATAATTCACCTACAATATTTaacttcaataaataaataaaactatagcaggacacaaaaacaaatttataaatgataagttataactaaaaaaaaaaaaaaaaaaagacagaggTCACGGCACCACAGcagcagtaaaaaaaaaaaaaaaaaaaatcagacaaAACAcgttatatatataagtgcttAACAGTTAACATTACACCCACCCACACTTTAAcacttgaaagaaagaaagaaaaaaaaaaaaaaaaagcagagagAACAGAGAAGAGGTGAATCGGACCTGTTGTCCGCGCCGAGAGAGATGGAGATCGGAAGGGACGGATGGAACGCCGTCGACGTCAGAGCTCGCCGATCGGCACGAGCTAACTCCGGCGAGGGACAGACGGCAGCGGCAGCGAAGTGGGTTTCAGCAACAGAGAAGAAGTGAAGAACTTGAGTTTTGTGGTTTGATCTTCCAATTTTCAGattctaaaaatgttttatggttTTAGGGTTGTCACAGATCAACGGTAATGGTAAGTCCATCTGTCAAAATCTgtgcttttttccttttttttttttttttttttttttactgctgGCGTGTCGGACGCGTCGGAACCGCGTCGGCGCCGTGTCGGAGAAgcgaaaaaaaagaaaaagaaaaaaaaaaggacaccGCCGGACACCGGAAACTGGAGCGTCGTCCCCGTTCCGGTGTTCGACACGTGTCGGACACGGACACGACGCCAAAAATGGCGTGTCCGTGCAACCTAGGATCTAGCTTGACAATATGCACATAAATCAATTTATCTCAAGTTAATTGTCACTATTGCCCTTTACAAATAATATCTGGATGCATAAGCTTCCTTGAGCATTTGCATCAGTATGTGTAAACTGTAAAgtcttgcaaaaaaaaaaaaaaaaaaaaaaagttgctcattttacacattttaagccaaaaaaactcacatcagtgggtgtaaaattgtgcatttatgcacaattgctaCAATAACTGTGCATATATGCCCTTAATCAAACCTAACCCAAAATCATCATCTATAATAAAAGTATGAAACCCAAATTGTAAAAGAAGAGGAGGAAACaaaaagattctcaaaaaaaaaaagaaaaaaaaaaaaagaagagaggcGGAGATAGAGATAAGGACAAGAAGAAGGGAGTGTATTTAGAGAAAAATGTAGTAAGTGTTAGGTGGGAGTAggtgggaaataaaaaaaaaaaaaagtaagaaaaaaaatactattttaataaataaaaaaagtgtgcataatagataaattaatgTGTGTGTTTCTGTAAAGtgtttgtgtaaaatagaaaaaggtggatttttatgctaaaatagatggAAAATTTTAGACGGACTGATGCGGTTACTCTAAGCTAACTGCTTTCCAATAAACAGCGTAATTGTTTTTGCAATAAGCCAATCATTGGAATGCTTCTATCTGAAGTTTTTATTGCAATTGGGCTTCGTTTAACTACTGTGTTGTTTAAGCTTTTTTGAGGCTGTATAACTTATAGTATGACTAAAAATTGTGGTTGATTTGTACAAGCAGCATTTGTGGCCACTGCTAAAAGTTCTCAGAGGCACTGGGACTGAAAGGGATGTTGCTGTTGTGGCCAATTTGAGTGCCAGGGTGGGATCCATCGGAGACAATAGCCTTGGGGGTTGGCACTCTTACCGATCTTCAAAGGCTGCACTTAATCAGTGTATGAATTCTTCCTCGAAGGCTTAGCATGGATTTTCTGGTTCAAATACTGCAACTaaatttgacatattttttttaataaaaaatggatgTGATCCTTGAGGTAATGCTCTTAGAGACGTGCTCAAGAAATACCGAAAATGtgtatattaaataaaaatgtgtctattgaaaaGTCATAATCCTTTGTATATAAATAGTGGTTTCTATTCATTTGGTAACTTCTTCTCTTTCATCTtccttaaaaacacaagaaaccTATGGGTCTTCTCCAAAATTGCTATTTATAGAGCCCAATAAATGTGGTTGTATCCTGTAGAACCCAATAAACCTTACTAATTGATGATACCCTTCACATTGAGGGCACAAATGAATCAACTTATAAACTGGTGACTAAACTGAGCAAGATCACTTCAGTTTAGACGATCTTTACATgaaatacaacaacaacaaagccttagtcccaaaatttggaGGCGGCTATAGATTCTTGACAGATTAGATTGGGTCAATCACATGAATTCTTTTCCTCTATTCTATTCTATCTGAAATCATGTTCTCTATTACTTCCCTAATTGACATTTCTTTTTGGGAAAAATGCATATACACATCTTGAACTTTAGAGGAATGGTCATGACACCCCCTTGAACTTTTCTTTTGGCTAATTTACTCCTTAAACTTTACATCTATGCCAAATTAATACATCAATTGGTCCACCGTtactttctcaacaaaaaaaattggtctGTCGCCAATACACAAATAGAAACACACATGGagtttaaaatacaaatatcatGCCTAAACCCAtatgaaaagaagagagagaaattcaaAGAGAGACACGACTGAAACAGAACCACTAGTGGTCACTACATCCCTCCTCCAATAGCAGATTTCTTTATCCTGCTATTGATCTTGCCATTCACATTCAACCGCATATCTGGATCTGCAATTTATactttataatttgattttctttttggattgagaaataaaacactttatttttgtcttctttagtTCACCCAGCACacactttattttcaaaaccacTACgcacaaaaactaaaaaaccccattaaaaataaacaaacctaAACCCAAAAGCAAAGCAAAGTAACAGTAACAAATTTATGGATCTACACAAACGCTTCTCCTATAGTAACAAATTTATCTTCAACAATTATAAAAACTACTCGCAGACCCATGTGATGCGTGagaatatatgattattttatgATGTGGTATAATACATATGATGTGGTATAATACATAATTTACTCTCTAAATTTAATTGtatataatttattcttttgaaatattaaacaatttctaaatctatctctctctctctctctatttttgaaaatatataaatttatcatttttagtgtttttgtttGATATTATGCTTTTCTTTTGTGGTCCATATTCTTCTAAATATTGTCATTAcgaattatatttttcttcatttcttttggtacaactaaaattttttaagtttcaaatttatcatttaaaattttctttctttcaaggagattatcatgataatcgaAACTTATCACataattacaattgatattattcaaataattgATAGGCACATTTATATTCTTAGTCAtgtagattgtgttttgatataaactcaaattctcacTTCCAAACTAAGGATTAACTCAAAtaaatatcaaaccaaaactaTAAGAGGGAGTGAGAGGACTTGTATGCGAACTCAAAAAACACAACACCAAAAATGTATCAAGAGTTGCAAGAAAGAGAGTATATCACCTTTTTTGGGGAGAGAATAACAAATTCATAGAATAAAAgataatgagaaaaatattcaaattaaaag
This genomic stretch from Quercus robur chromosome 4, dhQueRobu3.1, whole genome shotgun sequence harbors:
- the LOC126720794 gene encoding uncharacterized protein LOC126720794, whose amino-acid sequence is MIKFAANNNLAGYVPPGYNKLRTTLLQKEKAHIEKLLRAIKDTWKEKGLSIVSDGWTDVQKRPLINFMATSQKGPIFIKSIDGTKEYKDKHFIADLFLKVVGEVGPQHVVQIITDNASVMKAAGSIVEAEYPHIFWSPCVVHTLNLALKNICAPKYSLQNEDAYNECNWIAQVSDEGTFIRIFITNHSMRLAIFNSYSPLKLLAVAETRFASIIIMLKRLFQVKQNLRNMVVSEEWMSYREDDVGKAQTVRDYILNDLWWDKVAYILRFTEPIYEMLRVADTDAPILHKVYEMWDSMIENVKKEIYQHEGKEDYEESPFYNVVHNILIEWWTKNCTPLHCLAHSLNPKYYTIKWIEEVRGRVAPHKDAEISVKRNKCLKRIFPDPDDRQKVNVEFGLFNSLQAYDEDNMEDRWSYNPMLWWSTYGSTLPLLQTLALKLLEQPCSSSCAERNWSTYGFIHSMRRNRITPKRAEDLVFIHSNLRLLSRRRPEYNSGESKKWDIGGDNWDEPFGGPGLLEIAYLTLDEPKMETSIVENNDYVDDDDVVVL